One window of the Manihot esculenta cultivar AM560-2 chromosome 14, M.esculenta_v8, whole genome shotgun sequence genome contains the following:
- the LOC110600262 gene encoding homeobox-leucine zipper protein ATHB-14, protein MALSMHNKEGSNKQMDTSKYVRYTPEQVEALERVYTECPKPSSLRRQQLIRECPILSNIEPKQIKVWFQNRRCREKQRKEASRLQTVNRKLTAMNKLLMEENDRLQKQVTQLVYENGYMRQQLQNASATTTDNSCESVVVSGQQQQQQQNPTPQRPQRDANNPAGLLAIAEETLAEFLSKATGTAVDWVQMIGMKPGPDSIGIVAVSRNCSGVAARACGLVSLEPMKVAEILKDRPSWFRDCRCLDVLSVIPTGNGGTIELIYMQTYAPTTLAAARDYWTLRYTTTLEDGSLVICERSLTTATGGPTGPPASSFVRAEMLPSGYLIRPCEGGGSIIHIVDHVDLDAWSVPEVLRPLYESSKILAQKMTMAALRHIRQIAQESSGEIQYGGGRQPAVLRTFSQRLCRGFNDAVNGFADDGWSLLGGDGVEDVTIAINSSPNKFLGSQYNASMFPTFGGGVLCAKASMLLQNVPPALLVRFLREHRSEWADYGVDTYSAACLKASPYAVPCARPGGFPSSQVILPLAHTVEHEEFLEVVRLEGHAFSPEDVALARDMYLLQLCSGVDENAIGACAQLVFAPIDESFADDAPLLPSGFRVIPLDVKTDGPAATRTLDLASTLEVGGGGARPSSEVDTNNCNLRSVLTIAFQFTFENHLRDNVAAMARQYVRSVVGSVQRVAMAISPSWVGSHVGPKSLPGSPEALTLARWICRSYRIHTGGDLFQVDSQAGDSLLKQLWHHSDAIMCCSLKTNASPVFTFANQAGLDLLETTLVALQDIMLDKILDEAGRKTLCSEFSKIMQQGFAYLPSGICVSSMGRPVSYEQAIAWKVLNDDDSNHCLAFMFMNWSFV, encoded by the exons ATGGCACTTTCTATGCACAATAAGGAAGGAAGTAATAAGCAGATGGACACAAGCAAGTATGTGAGATATACACCTGAGCAAGTGGAGGCATTGGAGAGGGTCTACACAGAATGCCCAAAGCCCAGTTCTTTGAGAAGGCAGCAGCTCATCAGAGAGTGTCCTATCCTCTCTAACATTGAGCCCAAACAGATCAAAGTCTGGTTTCAAAACCGCAG GTGCCGCGAAAAGCAGAGGAAGGAAGCATCCCGTCTCCAGACGGTGAATAGGAAGCTGACTGCCATGAACAAGCTGTTGATGGAAGAGAATGACCGGTTACAGAAACAGGTCACGCAGTTGGTTTATGAGAATGGATACATGCGCCAACAACTGCAGAAT GCTTCAGCAACGACCACAGACAATAGCTGTGAGTCTGTGGTCGTTAGTGGTCAGCAACAACAACAGCAGCAAAACCCAACACCTCAGCGTCCCCAGAGGGATGCTAACAACCCAGCTGG TCTTCTCGCAATAGCTGAGGAGACCCTGGCAGAGTTCCTTTCTAAGGCTACTGGAACTGCTGTCGACTGGGTCCAGATGATTGGGATGAAG CCTGGTCCGGATTCTATTGGCATCGTTGCTGTTTCCCGCAATTGTAGTGGGGTTGCAGCGCGAGCCTGTGGCCTCGTGAGTCTAGAGCCCATGAAg GTTGCAGAAATCCTCAAAGATCGTCCATCTTGGTTTCGTGACTGTCGATGCCTTGATGTGTTGAGTGTAATTCCTACAGGAAATGGGGGCACAATTGAGCTCATATACATGCAG ACTTATGCACCAACAACCTTGGCCGCAGCACGTGACTATTGGACACTGAGATACACAACAACTTTGGAAGATGGCAGTCTTGTG ATATGTGAGAGGTCATTAACTACTGCTACTGGTGGCCCAACTGGACCACCTGCTTCAAGCTTTGTAAGAGCTGAAATGCTTCCTAGTGGCTATCTAATTCGACCTTGTGAGGGTGGTGGCTCCATCATTCACATTGTTGATCATGTTGATTTAGAT GCTTGGAGCGTGCCTGAAGTTCTGAGGCCCCTGTATGAATCATCCAAAATTCTTGCCCAGAAAATGACCATGGCT GCCTTGCGCCACATTCGACAAATTGCACAAGAGTCTAGTGGAGAAATTCAATATGGTGGTGGTCGGCAGCCTGCTGTGTTAAGAACATTTAGTCAGAGGCTCTGTAG GGGTTTCAATGATGCTGTCAATGGATTTGCAGATGATGGTTGGTCGCTTCTTGGTGGAGATGGTGTGGAGGATGTGACCATTGCCATAAATTCATCTCCAAATAAATTTCTGGGGTCTCAATATAATGCTTCAATGTTCCCAACTTTCGGTGGGGGTGTGCTGTGTGCAAAGGCATCAATGTTGCTGCAG AATGTTCCCCCTGCTTTGCTTGTTCGTTTTCTGAGGGAACATCGATCAGAGTGGGCAGACTATGGGGTTGATACCTATTCTGCTGCATGTCTCAAAGCTAGTCCTTATGCAGTTCCCTGTGCAAGACCTGGCGGTTTCCCGAGTAGCCAAGTCATTTTACCTCTCGCCCATACCGTGGAGCACGAGGAG TTCTTGGAGGTGGTTCGTCTAGAGGGCCATGCATTCTCCCCTGAAGATGTAGCTTTGGCACGGGACATGTACCTGTTGCAG CTTTGCAGTGGAGTTGATGAAAATGCTATTGGTGCCTGTGCCCAGCTTGTTTTTGCACCTATTGATGAATCCTTCGCTGATGATGCTCCTCTGTTACCATCTGGTTTCCGTGTGATACCACTAGATGTGAAAACA GATGGGCCAGCTGCGACTCGAACATTAGATTTGGCCTCCACGCTTGAAGTAGGTGGCGGTGGTGCACGTCCATCTAGTGAAGTGGACACCAACAATTGTAACCTTAGGTCAGTCCTGACAATTGCATTCCAATTTACTTTTGAGAACCACTTGCGAGACAATGTGGCTGCTATGGCTCGCCAGTATGTGCGTAGTGTTGTGGGTTCTGTTCAAAGGGTTGCAATGGCTATTTCCCCTTCATGGGTTGGCTCCCATGTGGGGCCAAAGTCCCTTCCTGGCTCCCCTGAGGCTCTTACTTTGGCACGATGGATTTGCCGAAGCTACAG GATCCACACTGGGGGTGATCTCTTTCAGGTTGATTCCCAAGCTGGTGATTCTTTGTTGAAGCAACTCTGGCACCATTCAGATGCAATTATGTGTTGTTCCTTGAAAACCAAT GCATCTCCAGTATTCACATTTGCAAACCAGGCTGGACTCGACTTGCTCGAAACAACTCTTGTTGCACTTCAAGATATTATGCTCGACAAGATTCTCGATGAAGCAGGCCGAAAGACTCTCTGCTCCGAGTTCTCCAAGATCATGCAACAG GGATTTGCATATCTGCCATCGGGAATATGCGTATCGAGCATGGGGAGGCCAGTCTCCTATGAGCAAGCCATTGCATGGAAAGTCCTGAATGATGATGATTCCAACCACTGCCTGGCCTTCATGTTCATGAACTGGTCTTTTGTGTGA